A genomic window from Nicotiana sylvestris chromosome 11, ASM39365v2, whole genome shotgun sequence includes:
- the LOC104237167 gene encoding protein FAF-like, chloroplastic produces MSAQCVNFNLSLKMEEAVTTDKQGIMSILGSDTDQRSIKAAASIRRTLSADMSSKKWLSKNGFFSSMKKIASSEELVALSSAAHNCDSSSSDGEHDHDEQLNKDQPITKFDWSSILSSKNEEADSSKIPSPYIHPLVKRSGSSLSKKSLEICTESLGSETGSDCFSSSPPKNGDLENNKDDQQQQQQHSSVSQSCEDIPVVKYNYRKNLSSPRSFPPPLPSVHMQSSRQNGRLILEAVSVPTMNYFHAQRVDGRLRLTYINQNDSAADQPELEMADIDDQVEEFEQVFDNISVMEKSSRLSNEVINVNKSSALMMLEKKNQLTWSKCVSFSVTPGYFDLNNKFNNSLNSMMKHEVKDSIFRECYTCPSTINQSPPPPAAAVSLNAYDYFWRKKPTVANIVNNSTTADQCSKNNYYKQFVAVAAANGTDLKASGTTKIAAYEQQQNLVLIRGNKTSMNNLVPLLRSCKEPKRSLIIWEPYCIATS; encoded by the coding sequence ATGTCAGCACAATGTGTTAACTTCAACTTGTCTTTAAAGATGGAAGAAGCAGTAACAACAGATAAACAAGGAATAATGTCAATTCTTGGATCAGACACTGATCAAAGAAGCATTAAAGCTGCAGCTTCTATTAGAAGAACTCTTTCAGCTGATATGTCATCCAAGAAATGGCTTTCTAAAAATGGTTTTTTCTCTTCAATGAAGAAAATTGCTTCCTCTGAAGAGCTAGTTGCTCTTTCCTCTGCTGCTCATAATTGTGATTCTTCTTCTTCAGATGGAGAACATGATCATGACGAACAACTCAACAAAGATCAGCCAATTACAAAATTTGATTGGAGTTCaattctatcttcaaaaaatgaagaagctgACTCATCTAAGATTCCATCACCTTATATTCATCCTCTTGTTAAAAGATCAGGCAGTTCTTTGAGTAAGAAAAGTCTTGAAATTTGTACTGAGAGTCTTGGATCAGAGACTGGCTCTGATTGCTTTTCCTCTTCCCCTCCTAAAAATGGAGACTTAGAAAATAACAAAGatgatcaacaacaacaacaacaacattccTCTGTCTCACAATCTTGTGAGGATATTCCAGTTGTAAAATATAACTATAGGAAAAACCTATCTTCTCCTAGATCTTTTCCTCCTCCTCTTCCTTCTGTTCACATGCAATCATCCAGACAAAATGGTAGACTGATTCTTGAAGCAGTTTCTGTTCCAACTATGAACTATTTCCATGCCCAACGTGTTGATGGCCGCCTTCGTCTCACCTACATCAATCAAAATGATTCTGCAGCAGATCAGCCAGAGCTAGAAATGGCGGATATTGATGATCAAGTTGAAGAGTTTGAGCAAGTGTTTGACAATATTAGTGTGATGGAAAAAAGTTCAAGATTGTCAAATGAGGTGATAAATGTGAACAAATCATCAGCCCTGATGATGTTAGAGAAAAAAAATCAACTAACGTGGTCTAAATGTGTTAGTTTCAGCGTGACACCTGGTTATTTCGATCTTAACAACAAGTTCAACAACTCACTAAACTCGATGATGAAACATGAGGTGAAAGATAGTATTTTTAGAGAATGCTACACTTGTCCTTCAACGATTAATCAGTCACCACCACCACCGGCAGCTGCAGTCTCTTTAAATGCATACGATTACTTTTGGAGGAAGAAGCCAACAGTGGCAAACATTGTGAATAATTCCACTACTGCAGACCAATGCAGCAAGAACAACTACTATAAGCAATttgtagcagtagcagcagccaATGGTACTGATCTCAAAGCCAGTGGTACCACAAAGATAGCAGCATATGAGCAGCAGCAGAACTTGGTGCTAATTAGAGGGAACAAGACATCTATGAACAATTTGGTGCCTTTGTTGAGAAGTTGCaaagagccaaagagatcactAATAATTTGGGAGCCTTACTGCATTGCCACCTCctaa